A window from Telopea speciosissima isolate NSW1024214 ecotype Mountain lineage chromosome 8, Tspe_v1, whole genome shotgun sequence encodes these proteins:
- the LOC122671875 gene encoding arginyl-tRNA--protein transferase 2-like has protein sequence MAKNIRNNEANSSGSRSSSRGESIVVDVGKYRNSCGYCKSGGLTRVSHGLRSHSITVDDYQDLLDRGWRRSGCFLYKPEMERTCCPSYTIRLKAGDFVPSKEQLRVSRRMQRFLDGTLDVKRPTLTEEQSTAKASCSLASNEASSSITKAASGGNYKENDKEEEYMQLLSNQIDNAVHACAVSEEFISNIQLPKASVKKVIQTKKKLIEGSEDLLYTSNISFQIAATLRQSVQLEKNNVLGPLINGTNENGCTIDLSPNTIAEMLACSLNQLGEFSGLSIRACIGHINFYSATRQASSGEGTAMDNAIGQSPKVSGSKHSYIQKNRECPQSRRKLEIRLKRSSFDPEEYALYRRYQIKVHKDSPDKVMESSYRRFLVDTPLVFVPHSGDGTVPPCGFGSFHQQYVIDGRLVAVGVVDILPRCLSSKYMFWDPDLAFLSLGKYSALQEIGWVKENQVHCPSLQYYYLGYYIHSCGKMRYKAAYRPPELLCPLRYQWIPFDIARPLLDKRPYVVLSDFATTQIDESRKVPGNSVEPHDDFGQDDQSDIDSEDVEMVEPAFVGADNDSGPETSDLTSDELKVADAASNVLIELKGSRLRFKDLQAFNPAERRYLELELHRYIKLVGPTLSKHIVYNLAEWF, from the exons GTTTAAGGTCTCATAGCATTACTGTAGATGACTACCAAG ATCTTCTCGATCGGGGCTGGAGGAGATCTGGTTGTTTCCTTTACAAACCTGAGATGGAAAGGACTTGCTGCCCCTCCTATACTATCCGTTTGAAGGCAGGTGACTTTGTTCCTTCTAAAGAGCAACTTCGGGTATCTCGACGAATGCAAAG ATTTCTGGATGGCACGTTAGATGTTAAAAGACCTACGTTGACAGAAGAGCAAAGTACTGCTAAGGCTTCATGCAGCTTGGCCAGTAATGAGGCTTCAAGTTCTATAACAAAGGCAGCTTCTGGTGGTAATTACAAGGAGaatgacaaagaagaagaatatatgCAACTTTTGTCTAACCAAATTGATAATGCGGTGCATGCGTGTGCTGTGAGTGAGGAATTCATTTCTAATATTCAACTACCAAAGGCTTCTGTGAAAAAGGTCATACAAACCAAAAAGAAGCTAATTGAAGGATCTGAAGATTTGTTGTACACTAGCAACATTTCATTTCAGATAGCAGCAACCCTAAGGCAGTCTGTGCAATTGGAGAAGAATAATGTGTTAGGACCATTGATAAATGGCACAAATGAAAATGGTTGTACTATTGACCTTTCACCCAATACTATTGCAGAAATGCTGGCATGTTCTTTAAATCAACTTGGAGAATTTTCTGGTTTGTCAATCAGAGCCTGCATTGGGCATATTAACTTTTATTCTGCTACAAGACAAGCTTCTTCAGGTGAGGGGACTgcgatggataatgccattggCCAATCACCTAAAGTCAGTGGAAGTAAACATAGCTATATCCAGAAGAACAGGGAATGTCCCCAGTCAAGACGGAAGCTTGAGATCCGATTGAAAAGGTCTAGTTTTGATCCGGAAGAATATGCTTTGTACAGAAGATACCAAATTAAAGTGCATAAAGATTCACCTGATAAAGTCATGGAAAGTTCATACAGAAGGTTTCTGGTTGACACTCCCTTAGTGTTTGTTCCGCATTCTGGTGATGGTACAGTTCCACCTTGTGGATTTGGCTCTTTCCATCAGCAATATGTGATTGATGGGCGCCTAGTTGCGGTTGGTGTAGTGGATATCCTTCCAAGGTGTCTCTCAAGTAAGTATATGTTCTGGGATCCTGACCTTGCCTTTCTATCACTGGGTAAATATTCAGCTCTGCAAGAAATAGGTTGGGTAAAAGAGAACCAGGTCCATTGTCCTAGCCTTCAATACTACTATCTTGGCTATTATATTCACTCATGTGGCAAGATGAGATACAAGGCAGCATATCGTCCACCAGAGCTTCTTTGCCCTCTACGTTACCA GTGGATCCCATTTGATATTGCAAGGCCTTTACTTGATAAAAGGCCATATGTTGTCTTATCAGATTTTGCCACTACACAAATTGATGAGTCACGAAAGGTTCCAGGAAATTCTGTTGAACCTCATGATGATTTTGGTCAAGATGACCAGAGTGACATTGACAGTGAAGATGTAGAAATGGTTGAACCTGCTTTTGTTGGCGCTGACAATGACTCAGGTCCAGAAACAAGTGATCTAACATCAGATGAACTAAAGGTTGCTGATGCTGCGAGCAATGTTTTGATAGAGTTAAAGGGCTCACGTCTGAGATTCAAG GATCTGCAAGCATTCAATCCTGCTGAAAGGAGATACTTAGAACTTGAGTTGCATAGATACATCAAATTGGTGGGCCCCACACTCTCGAAGCACATTGTTTATAACTTGGCTGAGTGGTTCTGA